In Dermacentor andersoni chromosome 4, qqDerAnde1_hic_scaffold, whole genome shotgun sequence, the following proteins share a genomic window:
- the LOC126530427 gene encoding chitin deacetylase 1-like — protein sequence MGTHTVRFIGAFLLALVATHGAWATSIVKRQISTDIENDAELCKGRSPSEYFRLTADEDCRDVVRCSVQGLLALRCPSGLAFDIEKQTCDWKANVKNCEQLEKPRLVAPLLATDEPICETGKLACGNGDCIAKEMFCNGNPDCSDGSDENACTVDKDPNRAPPCDQNQCVLPDCFCSADGTQIPGRLEPNVVPQMITITFDDAINNNNIDIYEKIFKEGRNNPNGCQIKATFFVSHKYTNYSAVQELHRRGHEMAAHSITHKHEEKYWSEANTETWAKEMAGVRLIMERFANITDNSIVGVRAPYLRVGGNSQFFMMEEQAFLYDSTIAAPLSNPPLWPYTLYFRMPHKCHGNGQNCPSRSHAVWEMVMNELDRRDDPTFDEELAGCAMVDSCSNIISGEQFYNFLNHNLDRHYKTNRAPLGLYFHAGWLKLNPEYLDAFVQWIDETLDKNDVFFVTMTQVLQWMQQPTELSAIRDFAPWKEKCDVKGQAYCSLPNACPLTTRELPGETIRLHTCVECPQNYPWLEDPTGDYFAFRK from the exons ATGGGGACACACACGGTGCGGTTCATcggcgccttcctcctcgccctcgtCGCTACACACG GTGCCTGGGCCACTTCTATAGTGAAACGGCAGATCTCCACGGACATCGAGAATGACGCCGAGCTCTGCAAGGGCCGCTCCCCCTCGGAATACTTCCGCTTGACAGCGGACGAAGACTGCCGTGACGTCGTTCGGTGCTCCGTCCAGGGTTTGCTGGCACTGCGGTGTCCATCTGGCCTCGCTTTCGACATTGAGAAGCAGACGTGCGACTGGAAAGCCAACGTCAAGAACTGCGAACAGCTTGAGA AGCCGCGTTTAGTCGCCCCTCTCTTGGCGACAGACGAGCCTATCTGTGAGACCGGCAAACTGGCCTGCGGAAATGGCGACTGTATCGCCAAGGAGATGTTCTGTAACGGCAACCCCGACTGCAGTGATGGGTCGGACGAGAACGCTTGCACCGTCGACAAGGACCCGAACCGGGCGCCCCCCTGTGACCAGAACCAATGCGTGCTGCCCGACTGTTTCTGCTCGGCCGACGGCACTCAGATCCCGGGCCGCCTGGAGCCAAACGTTGTGCCGCAAATGATCACCATCACCTTCGACGACgccatcaacaacaacaacatcgacatctacGAGAAGATCTTCAAGGAGGGCCGCAACAACCCGAACGGCTGCCAAATCAAGGCCACCTTCTTCGTCTCCCACAAGTACACCAACTACTCCGCCGTGCAGGAGCTCCACCGTCGGGGACACGAAATGGCGGCGCACTCAATCAC GCACAAACATGAGGAGAAGTACTGGTCCGAGGCCAACACCGAGACCTGGGCCAAGGAAATGGCTGGGGTGCGACTCATCATGGAACGCTTCGCCAACATCACTGACAATTCGATCGTGGGAGTGCGAGCCCCCTACCTGAGGGTGGGCGGCAACAGCCAATTCTTTATGATGGAAGAGCAGGCCTTCCTTTACGACTCTACCATCGCAGCCCCGCTGAGCAACCCTCCGCTGTGGCCTTATACCCTCTACTTTCGCATGCCCCACAAGTGCCATGGTAACGGCCAGAACTGCCCGAGCCGATCTCATGCCGTCTGGGAGATGGTCATGAACGAGCTCGACCGGAGGGACGACCCGACATTCGACGAAGAGCTGGCCGGCTGCGCCATGGTGGACTCTTGCAGCAACATTATCTCTGGCGAGCAGTTCTACAACTTCCTCAACCACAACTTGGACAGACACTACAAAACCAACCGTGCGCCCCTCGGACTCTACTTCCACGCCGGCTGGCTCAAGCTAAACCCCGAGTACTTGGATGCTTTCGTCCAATGGATCGACGAGACTCTGGACAAGAACGACGTGTTCTTCGTGACCATGACTCAGGTGCTGCAGTGGATGCAGCAGCCCACCGAGCTCTCCGCCATCAGGGACTTCGCGCCCTGGAAGGAGAAGTGTGACGTCAAGGGCCAGGCTTACTGCAGTCTGCCCAACGCCTGCCCGTTGACAACTAGGGAACTGCCCGGTGAGACCATCCGTCTGCACACGTGCGTCGAGTGTCCGCAGAACTATCCGTGGCTCGAGGACCCAACGGGAGACTACTTTGCCTTCCGCAAGTAG